From the Ipomoea triloba cultivar NCNSP0323 chromosome 8, ASM357664v1 genome, the window TTCTGGCTCTGCTGTCTCGAATTCAGAGAGCAGTGCACAATTCGGTGGTACTGAAGTTAGTGATTTGACAGGTGAGTCTTCGGTTTTTTCCCCCGTTTAGCATTTCAACCTTGTTAATGAAACTTGAACTTTTGTTTCCATGCTTTTTTATTTCACCGACTAAAGTTTGTtatatactttaatagttaTACAATTATCTACTTATAGTTTAGGACTTAATATCTTGTATAAGTCCCATTAAACCGTATGCTACTGCTTCTTTTCCAGGTCCCGCTCAACCTAATATATGGGATACAACCGTGCCTTCGAGGAAGAGGACGTGTCTTGGCCGTCCAAAGCCATCGCCAGTTGAGAAGCTTACCAAAGATCTATACACTATCTTACATGAGCAACAGTCATCCTATCTCTCGGGATCTTCTGAAGAGGATTTGCTATTTGAGAGCGATAAACCGATGGTTTCTGTTGAGATAGGACACGGAAGTGTCCTCATTCGGCATCCAAGCTCGATAGGTAGAGAAGAAGAGTCGGAGGCGAGCTCTCTTTCGGTTGATTACAAGCAACATTCTTTAAATGAGGCTTATTTGCGATTCTCTACACCTTCTAGTAAGGGTGCCAATGCACCAAATGTGGGAAGTGAGAGAATCAAGAAGCCTACCGGACAAGGAATGGATCAAGAGCTGGTGAAGAGGTAATTTCCTCGTTGATCTTAGCCTATCGAGATAAAATTATGGGTACTTATGCCACATGattaggggtgggaataggtcAGGCCCAGGCCCAGGCTcaggctttagatttccatagcaggcccaggcctaaCTTTCTAAACcccggctcggcctagcctatttccacccctacaCATGATTCTCGCATGGGTGCATTATGTAACttcatttttcatttcattGAAATTGGTTGTTGGCTATCGTCATTCAGTTTCATTATCTGATGCATCTGACTAGCTCGTTTTTTGAATTTCAGGGATAAGGATCAGCTTGAAAAGTTGCAAATTCTAGCCCACCACGATTCACCGTTATGTTATATAGATCTGAAGGTAAATGCATTATGCATCCATTTCAACGTGTTGGAACAGAAGAATTTCCACGTTCTTTCTATTCCGGGCCTTTTAGTTCCttgtgaatttaaaattttaatttctaaatcaaTTACAAACTCTTGAAATACTTGGCTGTATGTATCATTTCCGTTTTCTTTGTCTTTCTTTTGTTCTTATATCTTGGTCTATACTCGGCAAGTTTCTAGTCCTAACAAGCCTGAAACCATAGATGAATATTATTTCTAATGTTTGTGCCTTTTCTTATTAAGCATTGCTCAATCTTGACAAAATTATTTTCGATATTTCATGCAGGAAATCGTCAATTTTGATGAGTTCACCGCTCATTTGACAATTGAGGAACAGCAGCAACTAGTGAAATACTTGCCAAttattgatacttttgcacCGCCAGATAGGTTTGTACTTTGTATAGTCTCCTACTTCCCGTATTATGACTATAACTTTGATTTGTATATGTCGTGAAGAAACTTGAGCCTTGACTACATATAGTGGTTGGCTTATAGTCATGAACTGATCGTATGCCCGTTTCTTCATTGGTAGTTTCAAGGGCATGTTCGAGAGCTCTCAATTCAAGGAGAACTTATTGTCGTTCCAGAAACTACTGGTAGATGGAATTTTCGATAACTCATTGTCAGGCGTGAAAGTAGAAGATTGTAGAACTTTGAAGAGATATGCGTTGTGCAACTTGACAAAGTCCAAGTGGGTAGAACAACATAATCATCTTGAGGTTTGCGCTCGGGTCTTATATATGACCGTATTGTTAAGAATTACTCTTGGCTTTTAAAATTTGCGAGTTTATGTTTTTGAAGCGTTTCGCTTTGTTTTAGGATGTAAAGTGTAAAAATCGTAGCAAGGGCTCTGAAGTTGCGGGAGAGTCCAAGGTTGTTGGCACGGGATTTTTGGTAAATGTTAAACGACCACGAGATGGGCAGCATCCGAAACTTTCAGGTTTGGAAATTTCTCGTCTTTGATACTTTTCAAATGCTTCTGTTTGGTGATCGGTTTTAAGATTTTACGAATTTTGGTTAACGATTAATTCAAACCTGTCCCACACGCCTCCTGCTTTCCTCTATATATACCAAACTACTCGTGGATATCGATTTAAATCAGATGCAAGAATTTATTTGCGTTATGTTTTCCGTTTCTTCAGGCGCAAATACAGTAATGAAGAGTCCGAAAAGGGCGACAAATAGGTTCAGTAGTGGACACAAGGAAACAGCAGGGAGCGACGCCTCTTGTTTCATGCCAAAACTCCTATCTGCATTGCCCCCTGATTACGGTTCTATCGTGCTAGATTCTTTCGGTTTTGCAACCGAAAGCTCTGACCAGGACCTGCTGCTGGATGTTCCGTCCAACAGCTCGTTCCCCCAAGCCGAACTGCTCCCGGTGTCGAGCTTAATCGCGCAGGCGAGCACCGGCAGCAGCTCGGTGTACCACCATCTCGCCCGGCCCTAACGAATGCTTCTCGGGAAGTCGTTATATATGCTTTCATCTATATATCTAGGAGCCAAACAAACATGGTGATTATAGGGCCACTGTTTTGCATAACACACAGATATCTGACAATGAGGATTGTGGATAGTTTGGTTGCCCTTTTTGCCCTTTGCCCCCCCATGACCTATTTGCCTTtatgaattcaaattttgaTCCTTTGGGGAATGGATGCCATTGGGGTTTTCTTTTGTataggatgatgatgatgatcagcATTGTATAATGGTTTTTGGTGGCCATgaattttacttcttttttttttttttttttttctcactggCATTGAGGCCTAAGAAGAGATTGCTAGCTGTCATCTTTAGATGTATCTCAtacatatgaatatatgattaaAGATTGGCTTTGAAAGCAATTTTGAATGTTAGTCCTTTGATCTATGAGAAAGTCCGTAGGCATTACTAGAATGTATGATCTGGGTAAAACTTATATTGTGATTTTAGTTGACA encodes:
- the LOC116027963 gene encoding GATA transcription factor 26-like, with the protein product MGKQGPCYHCGVTSTPLWRNGPPEKPILCNACGSRWRTKGTLANYTPLHARAEPGDFEDYKVSRVRHIPVKNKEARFLKRRQNYDYAYAETGIAPESSQGFRKSFDEDTSNRSSSGSAVSNSESSAQFGGTEVSDLTGPAQPNIWDTTVPSRKRTCLGRPKPSPVEKLTKDLYTILHEQQSSYLSGSSEEDLLFESDKPMVSVEIGHGSVLIRHPSSIGREEESEASSLSVDYKQHSLNEAYLRFSTPSSKGANAPNVGSERIKKPTGQGMDQELVKRDKDQLEKLQILAHHDSPLCYIDLKEIVNFDEFTAHLTIEEQQQLVKYLPIIDTFAPPDSFKGMFESSQFKENLLSFQKLLVDGIFDNSLSGVKVEDCRTLKRYALCNLTKSKWVEQHNHLEDVKCKNRSKGSEVAGESKVVGTGFLVNVKRPRDGQHPKLSGANTVMKSPKRATNRFSSGHKETAGSDASCFMPKLLSALPPDYGSIVLDSFGFATESSDQDLLLDVPSNSSFPQAELLPVSSLIAQASTGSSSVYHHLARP